In the uncultured Methanobacterium sp. genome, one interval contains:
- a CDS encoding polymer-forming cytoskeletal protein, giving the protein MAMKNVSDLRINGHGSASGGKYNSVNINGSGKIEGDLECIDLKINGQCNLNGNVTADQLRVNGNNYIEGNLEADKVKINGTADIKGNLSAEKAETHGSISVEGDCNAEFLKIEGTFGIDGLLNADELELRLHGSSRAGEIGGSKITIKRKGKYHIFGLKSMIMPFGAGKELTTETIEGDEIYLENTQAKVVRGDTIELGPGCEIELVEYNSSFKMHNESSVTEQRKI; this is encoded by the coding sequence ATAGCTATGAAAAACGTGAGTGATTTAAGAATTAATGGTCATGGAAGTGCAAGTGGCGGTAAATACAATTCTGTAAACATTAACGGAAGTGGAAAGATAGAAGGTGATCTTGAGTGTATAGATCTAAAAATAAATGGACAATGCAACTTAAATGGAAATGTTACGGCAGATCAATTGAGAGTGAATGGTAATAATTACATTGAAGGTAATCTAGAAGCAGATAAGGTAAAAATTAATGGAACTGCTGATATTAAAGGTAATTTATCCGCAGAAAAGGCTGAAACCCACGGTAGTATCAGTGTTGAGGGAGATTGTAATGCTGAATTTTTAAAGATCGAGGGAACCTTTGGAATTGACGGGCTGTTAAATGCCGATGAACTGGAACTCAGATTACATGGGTCATCCCGAGCCGGTGAAATTGGTGGATCAAAGATCACAATTAAAAGAAAAGGAAAATATCATATATTTGGCCTCAAAAGCATGATCATGCCTTTTGGAGCAGGAAAAGAACTGACCACTGAAACCATTGAAGGAGATGAAATTTACCTTGAAAATACCCAGGCCAAAGTGGTAAGGGGCGATACAATCGAACTGGGTCCAGGATGCGAAATAGAACTGGTGGAATATAACAGCAGCTTTAAAATGCACAATGAATCATCAGTGACAGAACAAAGGAAAATTTGA
- a CDS encoding polymer-forming cytoskeletal protein gives MEKRKDLKIYGSGISSGGEFNRISIMGEGIIHGYVKCSNLKVYGEGQLDGSVKSADYVSIKGETIVKGDLNAQKVKVQGEFEVSGDLLVDDAKIQGSILVGRDFNAETLNLEGGFTIQGMLNGDILRINLYWPSKVNEIGGSDISVKKSGKLSFLGIKNNIMSDGKNELTADVIEGDNVYLENTNARVVRGNNITIGPGCNIELVEYKENFKTDEKSEVGVDKKI, from the coding sequence ATGGAAAAAAGGAAAGACCTAAAGATTTACGGGTCTGGAATTTCAAGTGGCGGTGAATTTAACCGGATAAGCATAATGGGTGAAGGCATAATCCACGGATACGTGAAATGCTCTAACCTTAAAGTGTATGGAGAAGGCCAACTGGACGGCAGTGTGAAATCTGCAGATTACGTCAGCATAAAGGGTGAAACAATTGTTAAAGGCGATTTGAATGCCCAAAAAGTTAAAGTCCAGGGAGAATTTGAAGTCAGTGGGGATTTACTGGTAGATGATGCCAAAATCCAGGGAAGTATACTGGTAGGAAGAGATTTTAATGCTGAAACCTTGAATTTAGAAGGTGGTTTCACAATTCAGGGAATGCTCAATGGAGATATATTAAGAATAAACCTTTACTGGCCGAGTAAAGTGAATGAAATAGGTGGTTCTGATATTTCAGTTAAAAAAAGCGGGAAGCTGAGTTTTTTAGGTATTAAAAATAATATAATGTCCGATGGGAAAAACGAACTCACTGCTGACGTAATTGAAGGAGATAATGTTTATCTTGAAAATACCAATGCAAGGGTAGTGCGAGGAAACAACATAACCATAGGACCGGGTTGTAATATTGAACTGGTGGAATATAAAGAAAATTTCAAGACAGATGAAAAATCTGAGGTTGGAGTGGATAAAAAGATATGA
- a CDS encoding ABC transporter permease — translation MSRISTDIKYSLKETFRDRMNIFWMFIFPIVLFLLFGYIFGGQSDTVTLYYQDNDGSSMSSTFIQTMGSTGAIQLKDGSGMNLEEMLKDGKITSYLIIPPGFGQNIQQSGGTSSTGVNVYYDKSKPTSMAVVSVVQQVANGFNMKMSGAHEVITVNSQEAATSGMNYFDFLLPGILAITIMSAAANMSVGTVARLRSTGVFRKLSTTPLTSKEWITSRIITWTILVILSLAVALFIATFAFNIHPHINIVSVLLIVIGTALFAGFGILVANFVKNEESAMNAVGVITFPLMFVSGTLIPVENMPWFLQYLAKISPLTYLSEGLRSSMITGNTGDAVIDLAIVAVLGIVLFGLGTATFSWKED, via the coding sequence ATGTCACGGATCAGCACCGACATTAAGTACAGTTTGAAAGAGACCTTCCGGGATAGGATGAATATTTTCTGGATGTTCATCTTCCCCATAGTGCTTTTCCTTTTATTCGGATACATATTTGGAGGTCAATCAGACACAGTTACCCTTTATTATCAGGATAATGATGGTTCATCCATGTCCAGTACTTTTATCCAGACCATGGGATCTACCGGGGCAATCCAGCTAAAAGATGGTTCTGGAATGAATCTGGAAGAAATGCTGAAAGATGGGAAGATCACATCGTACCTGATTATACCCCCGGGCTTTGGTCAGAATATTCAGCAATCCGGGGGTACTTCCAGTACAGGAGTTAATGTGTATTATGATAAGTCTAAACCAACTTCCATGGCCGTGGTTTCAGTGGTTCAGCAGGTAGCCAATGGTTTCAACATGAAAATGTCCGGTGCCCATGAAGTCATCACCGTGAACTCCCAAGAAGCTGCTACTTCTGGTATGAACTACTTTGACTTCCTTCTTCCAGGAATACTGGCCATTACCATCATGTCTGCAGCAGCAAATATGTCCGTGGGGACTGTAGCCAGGTTACGCAGCACTGGAGTGTTCAGGAAACTTTCAACCACACCTCTAACCAGTAAGGAATGGATTACATCCAGAATCATCACCTGGACTATACTGGTAATCTTATCACTGGCAGTGGCACTATTCATAGCAACATTTGCATTTAACATTCACCCCCACATCAACATAGTGAGCGTGCTGTTGATAGTTATTGGAACTGCACTCTTCGCTGGATTTGGAATACTGGTTGCCAACTTTGTGAAAAATGAAGAATCAGCCATGAATGCAGTGGGAGTAATCACGTTCCCCCTTATGTTTGTCTCCGGAACTCTGATACCAGTGGAGAACATGCCCTGGTTCCTGCAGTACCTGGCCAAGATATCCCCTCTAACCTACCTGAGTGAGGGCCTCAGAAGTTCCATGATAACTGGAAATACAGGGGATGCAGTAATCGACCTGGCCATAGTTGCGGTACTGGGAATAGTACTCTTTGGTTTAGGTACAGCAACATTTAGCTGGAAAGAGGATTAA
- a CDS encoding ABC transporter ATP-binding protein, protein MTDNVIEVKSLVKKYGDFTAVNDISFSIKKGEIFAFLGPNGAGKTTTVEMMECLKNLTAGTIIILGFDIKKDEMEVKKRIGVLPQDFNAFEWLTVYENIDYFGQMYPTHTSVDDLIEMLSLVDKRNTLFKDLSGGLKQRVGIAISLVNDPEIVFLDEPTTGLDPKARRDVWDAIKALKTKGKTVFLTTHYMDEAHYLADRVNVLHNGHIIAEGTPEDLINHHGGGNTLIIRECEEIAKNELIEAIPESKIDGNNVFIKLAEEDGMKCMSKALFIINRSDLACEEIYVKKATLEDVFLNLTGDKLSEGGK, encoded by the coding sequence ATGACCGATAACGTGATTGAAGTTAAATCTCTGGTTAAAAAATACGGAGATTTCACAGCAGTAAATGATATATCCTTCAGTATTAAAAAAGGGGAAATATTTGCCTTTCTTGGACCTAACGGTGCAGGTAAAACCACCACTGTTGAAATGATGGAATGCCTGAAAAATTTAACAGCAGGAACCATTATCATCCTGGGATTTGACATTAAAAAAGATGAAATGGAAGTTAAAAAACGAATTGGTGTGCTTCCACAGGATTTCAATGCATTTGAATGGTTAACAGTTTATGAAAACATCGATTACTTTGGCCAGATGTATCCCACCCATACCAGCGTAGACGATCTAATTGAAATGTTGAGCCTGGTTGATAAAAGAAACACTCTGTTTAAAGATCTCTCCGGAGGCCTGAAACAAAGGGTGGGAATTGCCATATCTCTGGTTAATGATCCGGAAATAGTCTTCCTTGATGAACCCACTACCGGCCTTGACCCCAAGGCCCGGCGTGATGTGTGGGATGCAATCAAAGCATTGAAAACAAAGGGAAAGACAGTATTTCTAACCACCCATTATATGGATGAAGCCCATTACCTAGCAGACCGGGTGAACGTGCTTCACAATGGCCATATAATCGCAGAAGGAACACCAGAAGACTTAATTAACCACCATGGTGGCGGTAACACTCTCATAATCAGGGAATGCGAGGAAATTGCCAAAAATGAATTAATCGAAGCCATTCCTGAGTCTAAAATTGATGGGAATAATGTTTTTATAAAATTAGCTGAAGAAGATGGAATGAAATGTATGTCAAAGGCATTATTTATTATTAATCGAAGCGACCTTGCATGTGAAGAAATTTATGTGAAAAAAGCAACTTTGGAAGATGTATTCTTGAATTTAACTGGTGATAAACTCTCAGAAGGGGGTAAATAA
- a CDS encoding glutamate--cysteine ligase, with translation MSWDFSEISKSFLNEDKGKLLVKSNFGLERECQRVISTGDLALTPHPQVFGDKTKNPRITNDFSESQIEMITRPCNCAEEAYDALKTINLEVENGIGDELLWPLSMPPNLPEEEKIPIASFPDCENGKEMEIYRNGLSLRYGKKMQMISGIHYNFSFGNEMINYLYGKFGKGKDKRLFIDEIHFGLVRNFLRYSWILIYLFGASPFCHSSYYPVIKKELMLIQKCCPDPENIIENCLQYATSLRVSRFGYSNSLKNENIYFNSLKEYSTKMHKMLSTRDEEYSKLGIYSNGSQIQLNGNVLQKESEFYSLIRLKQPIRKGETPLDALEKRGVKYVEVRILDLNPFQKLGLTMEQMHFLHVFMHFCLFEQSPPITDQEHDIINLNHHLVSLTGRQKDLSLKKYDGSKISLKSWGAEIFEKLKKIADLMDSSTANNKYRACVETEHQKLFDMSLLPSEMINLEMKENNENFLEFGIKYAKKNSK, from the coding sequence ATGAGCTGGGACTTTTCAGAAATATCGAAGTCATTTTTAAACGAGGACAAAGGAAAATTATTGGTAAAAAGTAATTTTGGCCTGGAAAGAGAGTGTCAAAGGGTTATTTCGACCGGAGATCTTGCTTTAACTCCCCACCCTCAGGTATTCGGGGATAAAACCAAAAATCCACGTATTACTAATGACTTTTCTGAAAGTCAGATTGAGATGATTACAAGACCCTGCAATTGCGCAGAAGAAGCATACGATGCCTTAAAAACAATAAACCTTGAGGTTGAAAATGGCATTGGTGATGAACTATTATGGCCACTCAGTATGCCCCCCAATCTTCCAGAAGAGGAGAAAATTCCCATTGCATCTTTCCCTGATTGTGAAAATGGAAAAGAGATGGAAATATATAGAAATGGTTTGTCATTGCGATACGGTAAAAAAATGCAGATGATATCTGGAATTCACTACAATTTTTCTTTCGGCAATGAAATGATCAATTATTTATACGGAAAATTTGGTAAAGGGAAAGATAAACGTTTATTCATTGATGAAATACATTTTGGACTGGTAAGAAATTTTCTACGCTACAGCTGGATCTTGATTTACCTTTTCGGAGCATCACCCTTCTGCCATTCAAGTTACTATCCAGTTATAAAAAAGGAACTCATGCTCATTCAAAAATGCTGTCCTGATCCTGAAAATATCATTGAAAACTGCCTCCAATATGCAACATCTCTACGTGTAAGTAGATTTGGCTATTCAAACAGTCTTAAAAATGAGAATATATACTTCAATAGTTTAAAGGAGTATTCTACAAAGATGCATAAAATGCTGTCAACTAGGGATGAAGAATATTCAAAGCTGGGGATTTATAGTAACGGTTCTCAAATTCAACTCAATGGAAATGTTCTACAAAAAGAGAGTGAATTTTATTCTTTAATTCGATTAAAACAGCCCATTCGTAAAGGGGAAACTCCACTGGATGCACTGGAAAAAAGGGGTGTAAAATATGTGGAAGTTAGAATTTTAGATTTAAACCCTTTCCAGAAACTGGGTTTAACCATGGAACAAATGCATTTCCTCCATGTTTTCATGCACTTTTGCCTGTTTGAACAAAGCCCTCCCATCACTGACCAGGAACATGATATAATAAACTTAAATCACCATTTAGTGTCACTTACTGGAAGACAAAAAGATTTAAGCCTTAAAAAATATGATGGTAGTAAAATTAGTCTCAAATCATGGGGAGCGGAAATATTTGAAAAACTTAAAAAGATAGCTGACCTAATGGACAGCAGCACTGCAAATAATAAATATAGAGCATGCGTAGAAACAGAACACCAGAAACTTTTTGATATGTCACTACTACCCTCTGAAATGATAAATCTGGAAATGAAAGAAAATAATGAAAATTTTTTGGAATTTGGAATAAAATATGCTAAAAAAAATTCTAAATAG
- a CDS encoding YhbD family protein, translating into MEEKLISKKELLELTQISYGQLYRWKRKNLIPEEWFIRKSTYTGQETFFPKEKIIDRIEKIKNMKGDISLDNLADMLSPNLMEIVMESQDLMNQNIVSKTTLDFYTAKNGETRKLDFETILFLYILDKMFEEGKINFEEGNMILEILEEYYPKFKAKSCELIFLRKLGISSCCLVSNVADIYFENSTKIIEKLNLTDLIEELKIKIV; encoded by the coding sequence ATGGAAGAAAAGTTGATTTCCAAAAAAGAATTACTAGAATTAACCCAAATTTCTTATGGCCAGTTATATCGCTGGAAAAGGAAAAATTTAATCCCAGAGGAATGGTTTATCCGGAAATCTACCTACACCGGTCAGGAAACCTTTTTTCCAAAAGAGAAGATTATCGATAGAATCGAGAAAATAAAGAACATGAAAGGAGATATTTCCTTAGACAACCTGGCAGACATGTTATCCCCAAATCTAATGGAAATAGTAATGGAAAGTCAGGACCTGATGAATCAGAACATTGTTTCAAAAACAACCCTGGATTTCTATACAGCAAAAAATGGTGAAACCAGAAAGCTGGATTTTGAAACCATATTATTCCTTTACATCTTAGATAAAATGTTTGAAGAAGGAAAAATCAATTTTGAAGAAGGAAATATGATATTAGAGATTTTAGAAGAATATTACCCCAAATTCAAGGCTAAAAGCTGCGAATTAATATTTTTACGCAAACTGGGAATTTCCAGTTGCTGCCTGGTTTCAAATGTTGCAGATATCTACTTTGAAAACAGTACCAAAATCATTGAAAAACTAAATTTAACTGATTTAATCGAGGAATTAAAAATTAAGATAGTTTAA
- the lon gene encoding endopeptidase La — MTEINQNEELPVLVLPDMVLLHETNMNLKISRKMGREIHERVKNHDYFGIAVATKEGLPARFYSESDIYHTGTLVKIENAAEMRDFYHLKVEIIERVEIDELIKDGLNYQAKYHLIPDIEDLDQENQDEILKHVRYLVSEISENFKESKAYAEQINKMDDVGKVIASLFPYMRLSLEEKQDFLETRSLKDKTLKFLDILLEQKESIKFQMEMAAKLNEEMNKKHRENLLKEQLRVIQDELSESEGTHKKDYRELIEEANMPEEVKEVALEEVHKLERQGPNSTEENVIRNYLDLLTSLPWGESQVKDIDIETAREILNRQHYGLDKVKDRIIQHLTVMKLKKNKQGSILLLVGPPGTGKTSLGKSIAEALQREYVRISLGGVKDESEIRGHRRTYVGALPGRIIQGMKRAGTRNPVFIMDEVDKLMASYNGDPASALLEVLDPEQNNTFSDHYLEVPYDLSEVFFIATANSLKGIPGPLRDRMEIIEIGSYTSHEKFHIARNHLVNEVLEDNGLDETQIQFDDEAVKTIIEKYTREAGVRGLKRQLATVARVASEKIVLGTVDLPYVVKEDMLYDLLGHELIQISLAGKKNPPGVVTGLAWTPVGGDILFIEGAFMPGTGKLLLTGQLGDVMKESAKISQSLIRSRLAFNLKSVEFDKQDLHIHVPSGAIPKDGPSAGVALLTTIASLVTGREVDPKLAMTGEISLRGAVLPVGGIKEKVLAAHRAGIKRVILPEENLKDLDDVPDDVKAELEFVPVKTVEDVIGETIGIELPKPLLLDMSTDTLTGGAGT, encoded by the coding sequence ATGACCGAAATAAACCAGAATGAAGAATTACCAGTGTTAGTTTTACCAGATATGGTTTTATTACACGAAACTAACATGAATCTTAAAATAAGTAGGAAAATGGGGAGGGAAATACACGAACGCGTTAAAAACCACGATTACTTCGGTATTGCGGTTGCAACTAAAGAAGGATTACCTGCAAGGTTCTACTCAGAATCTGACATTTACCACACCGGTACCCTGGTAAAAATTGAAAACGCCGCTGAAATGAGGGACTTCTACCACTTAAAGGTGGAAATCATCGAAAGGGTAGAAATTGACGAACTCATCAAAGATGGTTTAAACTACCAGGCTAAATACCATTTAATACCAGACATTGAGGATTTAGACCAGGAAAACCAGGACGAAATCTTAAAACACGTACGCTATCTGGTCTCAGAGATCAGTGAAAACTTCAAAGAGTCCAAGGCCTACGCAGAGCAGATCAATAAAATGGATGATGTGGGTAAGGTAATAGCCAGCCTATTCCCCTACATGAGACTATCCCTGGAAGAAAAACAGGACTTCCTGGAGACACGCTCACTGAAAGATAAAACCTTAAAATTCCTGGACATCCTCCTGGAGCAGAAAGAGTCCATCAAGTTCCAGATGGAAATGGCTGCCAAACTCAACGAGGAAATGAACAAAAAACACCGGGAAAACCTCTTAAAAGAACAGCTCCGGGTGATACAGGATGAACTCTCAGAATCTGAAGGAACCCATAAAAAGGATTACCGGGAGTTAATCGAAGAAGCAAACATGCCTGAAGAGGTGAAAGAGGTTGCCCTGGAAGAAGTGCATAAACTGGAACGCCAGGGACCAAACAGCACCGAAGAAAACGTTATCCGGAACTACCTGGACCTTTTAACCAGTCTACCCTGGGGTGAAAGCCAGGTCAAAGATATTGACATCGAAACAGCAAGGGAAATCTTAAACCGGCAGCACTACGGTCTGGACAAAGTCAAAGACAGGATCATCCAGCACCTGACAGTGATGAAACTCAAAAAGAACAAACAGGGATCCATACTCCTCTTAGTAGGCCCACCAGGAACCGGTAAAACCAGTCTGGGTAAAAGTATTGCCGAAGCACTGCAGCGTGAATACGTCCGCATCAGCCTGGGTGGTGTGAAGGATGAATCTGAAATCAGAGGTCACAGAAGAACCTATGTAGGAGCACTACCCGGTAGAATAATCCAGGGAATGAAACGTGCCGGTACCCGAAACCCGGTGTTCATCATGGATGAAGTGGATAAACTAATGGCATCCTACAATGGAGACCCAGCCAGTGCCCTCCTGGAGGTCCTGGACCCTGAACAGAACAACACCTTCTCTGACCACTACTTGGAAGTACCCTACGATCTGTCTGAGGTGTTCTTCATTGCCACTGCCAACTCCCTCAAGGGAATACCCGGCCCACTACGGGACCGTATGGAAATCATTGAAATTGGCAGTTACACCAGCCATGAAAAATTCCACATAGCCCGAAACCACCTCGTCAACGAGGTCTTAGAAGATAATGGCCTGGATGAAACTCAGATCCAGTTTGATGATGAAGCAGTAAAAACCATCATTGAAAAGTACACCCGGGAAGCAGGAGTAAGGGGACTTAAACGTCAACTGGCAACTGTGGCCAGGGTGGCCTCAGAAAAAATCGTTCTGGGAACTGTAGACCTGCCTTACGTGGTTAAAGAGGACATGCTCTATGATCTTCTGGGCCATGAACTCATCCAGATTTCCCTGGCCGGTAAAAAGAACCCACCTGGTGTGGTAACGGGCCTGGCCTGGACACCAGTTGGAGGAGACATACTGTTCATTGAAGGGGCCTTCATGCCCGGAACCGGCAAACTACTCCTAACCGGACAGTTAGGTGATGTGATGAAGGAATCTGCCAAGATATCCCAGAGTCTCATCCGTTCTAGATTGGCCTTCAACCTGAAGAGTGTGGAATTTGACAAACAGGACCTGCACATCCACGTACCATCCGGGGCCATACCCAAGGACGGACCATCCGCAGGAGTGGCCTTACTCACCACCATTGCCTCTCTGGTAACCGGCCGCGAAGTGGACCCTAAACTGGCCATGACCGGTGAAATCTCCCTTAGAGGAGCAGTCCTGCCAGTTGGAGGTATCAAAGAGAAGGTCTTAGCTGCCCACCGTGCAGGAATAAAACGGGTCATCCTACCTGAGGAAAACCTGAAAGACCTGGATGATGTTCCAGATGATGTCAAAGCAGAACTGGAATTTGTACCAGTTAAAACAGTAGAAGATGTTATAGGAGAAACCATTGGCATCGAACTACCCAAACCTCTTCTTCTGGACATGTCCACCGACACCTTAACTGGAGGAGCAGGTACTTAA
- the gshAB gene encoding bifunctional glutamate--cysteine ligase GshA/glutathione synthetase GshB codes for MLKNYEGLELSTQMVINEALKRDAEVEVLDWDDNFIRLKKGNRVEYLKQATKTSADPYVVALIMENKELTKLILKEHHINVPESITVKRTDEALSEYLNLKGKDIVIKPKSANFGDGVSIVKGLKSKKDYIKSIEEALNYSNYVLIEEFIPGKEYRFLVIADEVVAVMHRVPANVTGDGTHNIKELVNKKNKDPRRGKGHITPLEKIELSSVEKNNLASQMKDVYYLPDEDEIVYLRENSNISTGGDSIDFTDDVGEDYKIIAQKAAKAVGAKICGVDMIIQDVKAKPDTNNHSIIELNFNPVLYPHNFPYKGQNRHVEKKVLDLLGF; via the coding sequence ATGTTAAAAAACTATGAAGGGCTTGAACTTTCAACTCAAATGGTTATAAATGAAGCTTTAAAAAGGGATGCTGAGGTTGAAGTGCTGGACTGGGATGACAATTTCATTCGCCTGAAAAAAGGCAACCGAGTTGAATATTTAAAGCAGGCCACCAAAACATCTGCAGATCCATATGTAGTGGCCTTAATTATGGAAAACAAGGAGTTAACCAAGTTAATTCTCAAAGAGCACCACATCAACGTACCGGAAAGCATTACAGTTAAACGGACCGATGAAGCTTTGAGCGAATATTTGAACCTCAAAGGTAAGGATATTGTTATAAAACCTAAATCTGCTAATTTTGGAGATGGAGTTTCCATAGTTAAGGGTTTAAAATCAAAAAAAGATTATATTAAATCCATTGAAGAAGCATTGAATTATTCTAACTATGTTCTGATTGAAGAATTCATACCAGGTAAGGAATATAGATTTTTAGTAATTGCTGATGAAGTTGTGGCAGTAATGCACCGAGTTCCAGCAAACGTAACAGGGGATGGAACACACAACATCAAAGAATTGGTTAATAAAAAAAATAAAGACCCAAGAAGAGGTAAAGGGCATATAACCCCACTTGAAAAGATTGAATTAAGTTCAGTGGAAAAAAATAACCTGGCTTCCCAAATGAAGGATGTTTACTACTTACCTGATGAGGATGAGATTGTATATCTCAGGGAAAATTCAAATATTAGCACAGGTGGGGATAGTATTGATTTTACAGATGATGTGGGTGAGGATTATAAAATAATTGCCCAGAAGGCAGCAAAGGCTGTGGGTGCAAAAATTTGTGGGGTTGATATGATCATTCAGGATGTGAAAGCAAAACCCGATACAAACAACCATAGCATTATCGAACTGAATTTCAATCCAGTACTCTATCCGCACAATTTCCCGTATAAAGGTCAAAACAGGCATGTTGAGAAAAAAGTACTTGATTTGTTAGGATTTTAA
- a CDS encoding tetratricopeptide repeat protein, whose protein sequence is MITEGAHYYIEKGIESWLDHKNYFEAIDLFSRALEFEPHNPDAHLLRGAVYVDVGDLHRALKDYNKSLEYNPENIGLFFDKGTVLFYLGEYNKAIGSYEKFLSREPRDVDALYFNGLAYHFLGQNKTAQKLIDEAMGLIEKSDDLYPDLCNAKGEILFDLKSYPDAIISSKLQNQIPRHSLPAII, encoded by the coding sequence ATGATCACTGAAGGTGCTCACTATTACATTGAAAAGGGCATTGAAAGCTGGTTAGACCATAAAAACTATTTTGAAGCTATTGATCTGTTTTCCCGTGCTCTGGAATTTGAACCCCATAATCCCGATGCCCACCTACTGAGGGGAGCAGTGTACGTTGATGTGGGAGACCTTCACCGGGCATTGAAAGATTACAATAAATCTTTAGAGTACAATCCTGAAAATATTGGATTATTTTTTGATAAAGGGACAGTTTTATTCTATCTGGGTGAATATAATAAGGCCATAGGCTCCTATGAAAAATTCCTATCCAGAGAACCCCGTGATGTGGATGCACTTTATTTCAATGGGTTGGCTTATCATTTCCTGGGACAAAATAAAACCGCACAGAAACTGATTGATGAAGCAATGGGTTTGATTGAAAAATCGGATGATCTTTACCCTGATCTGTGTAATGCTAAGGGGGAAATACTGTTTGATCTTAAAAGTTACCCTGATGCAATTATTTCATCAAAGCTGCAGAATCAGATCCCACGTCATTCATTGCCCGCTATAATATAG
- a CDS encoding metalloregulator ArsR/SmtB family transcription factor has translation MLRINSKSTLGSTEELEEVLKALANVNRLLLIYSLASGEVEKISVTQVSKNMGITQPAASQHLKVLKNANILIAHKEGNFIYYRFNRRSMEKHQKQIDFLFTCAFAKCSQMEKASCKHSEKKEE, from the coding sequence ATGCTTAGGATAAATTCCAAGTCAACATTGGGGTCTACCGAAGAACTGGAGGAAGTGCTTAAAGCCCTGGCTAATGTCAACCGGTTGCTACTTATCTACTCTCTGGCTTCAGGGGAGGTGGAGAAAATCAGTGTAACCCAGGTATCAAAGAACATGGGCATAACTCAACCTGCAGCATCGCAGCATCTGAAAGTCCTGAAAAATGCCAACATACTCATTGCACACAAAGAGGGGAACTTTATTTACTACCGATTCAACAGACGCTCCATGGAAAAACACCAGAAGCAAATTGATTTTTTATTTACATGTGCATTTGCCAAGTGTAGTCAAATGGAAAAAGCCAGTTGCAAACATTCGGAAAAAAAGGAAGAATAA